In Camelina sativa cultivar DH55 chromosome 13, Cs, whole genome shotgun sequence, the genomic window tgAGATGGGtagttgaagatgatgatgatgatgatggaagaggaggaggtggagaTGGGTAaacttttcctttcttcttcattttcatggtttctttttcttttttcttgggaGAGACGATGAATGATGaacagttttttctttttttcctatgGCTTTAGCAATGTAAGTGGAGagagatttatttatttatttattttttattttttattttagggaaATTATGAGTCCAAATTATACGGCCCACCTCactcagctttttttttttttcatttttttgtttccaataacCCATGcaatgtttttttgcttttttattcttttcttaccatacttttttttttcgtcgtATTCTTTGGttacaagtgaaaaaaaaataaagtaaataaaacttaccacatttatgtttattttttcataacaCGACTGTTTTATTGGTTTAAGTATACAGACAATTTGCTATTTTAATAGATGCTTTTATAAACATGATttgaaattgttttaaatttatatgcATTGATTACAAAAATACTGTATATGAACGTAGTACACAAAAACAGTACAAGTCAAGTTGCGGATGTTCTGAAAATAGTGACAATGTCTTGTCACCTCTGTTTAATTGTAAATGTCTTATCCAAGGGAATataaatgttgttgttgttgttgttgttacagtGAATCATTTCATTAATGGATGCTTGCTTATTCAGATGTTAGTAAAATCCTTGAACAGTTGTTGGATATTGATAATAAATTCTTGTTGacgaaaccaaaaacaaaagaaagttatTAATTTCTCAGTAACAAATCTAGTAATAACAAATTTAAGCTTATCTTACCAAAAGATTCTAAATCATTCCTAGCTGCTATCAGTATTAATGATTAGCCACTCAGTCTGCTGAAAGATGCTCTTTTTAAGATTCGGATGGATTTGAGCTTTAACAGTATCTATCTTATCTACTACACCTGTGACCTGGCCAATACATGAACTTGAGGCCCGTCACCCACCCGTGTATATCTGGGCTTTCAAACACAAACAGCCCATTCTATTCTGAACACACATCCAACCCTCAGGCCTATTGAACTTAATTTGCATCcaaatatccttttttttttttttttagatttttaacaTTACATATGTAACGGTTGCAAACAAATTATGAAGCATATATAAAGGTAAAAAACTTTGGTCTTGAAGTTCGTCCAATGCTTATCCCCCCCCAAATATAGCTTGGAAAAACTTGCTATTTACTGTATACTATACATTATTAGGAGTTACTATATTACAACATTAACTCATCGTCTTTATGAACTCCTTATCCTCAACCTTCAAGGAGGATTTAATTGACTAGTCAACCAATTGAACTCGaaaaaagaggaagagcaaGGATTTCCTTTTTTACTAGCCGttacaggtaaaaaaaaaaaaaaccgttttCACTTTAACGCGCGATTCACGACGTTATTCACGCCGTCCAAGACAAGTCCGCGCACATGTGGCGCAGAGCTTCTGGTTTTTAAAAAAGCCCCCATCCCTGACACAGATCATACGTGCGAGAAAGCTCTCTCATTGGTCAAAACCGTTacaaaaagctgatgtgtcttCCTATAATTGGCAATCTACCAAAAAGGAGGCACCATGTGCACGTTAGAGTATGATGCGCCAGCTAATAAAACGACAGGattcaatattaataataaataaagatagGTAAATATTGTGAGTGGCGTGGTCCACCGGAGCACGGTCAAGCCTCAGCCATTCGTTAGTCAGAGGGAGTTAAAGTAAACCACTTAGATAACGCCACGTGTTCACTTTCCTCTCCCGCGTTATAGTCGACACAGATCTAACCGTTAACTCCAACAGTCGTGTTCTCTCACCTCCCATATCTAGCCGTTGAGCACAAACTtgtccatctctctctctctctctcctcttcttgcaGTTTCGTTTCGAAAGAaagagaacgaagaagaaagaacgaAACCTGAAGATTTGTTTGTAAGAAAATGGGAAAGCttttgtgtgattccacggCGACATTTCAATCTCCTTCGCCTACGGTCCCGTGGCGAGAGCCTTCAACAGCCGCCGCCGAATCTCTCGACGACGTGGATCTTGTTGACGAATCCACGGCGGCTGCGGCTGTCGAAGCGGTGGAGAAGACGATGGAGGCGGCGGCTACCGCGTGGGATGAGGTTTTTGGTCTTGAGGAGCAGCAAAGACGGCATCTTAGCCGGCTTCACGCGAGGGGTGTCTTGTGGAAGCATCCTGGCAAAGACGAATCCTCTGCTTCCGTCGTTTTCCGTCTCTCTCACGGCGGAGAGGTTTCTTCCGACGGGAACTGTCTTTTCACCGCGTCGCACAAGGCCATGGAGGCGCGTGGGATCGACGCGCGAGACTTGCGGCGGCGAACGGTGAGGAGGTTTTTGGAGGATTTCGGATCTGCGAGCGAGGGTGAGAAGGAGGTTATTACGGATGCGATTAGGCATATGTATTCGCCGGATCTGAAGAGTGGTTGGGGGATTCATATCGTTCAGGAAGAGAAGTTGTTGGCCAAGAAAGATGAACGGGAGACTCTAGATTCTGCCATTGAAGAGCTTATACAGATTGGGATGCAGAGGTACGTTAGctcgtttatgtttttgctAACTCCAGATTCAGATCTGGTTTGAATGGATCTTGATGCTTAAGCATATACGTTTATTATGAATATGGAAATTAGGAAGTAAATGTAGCATTGTTGTTCTTGTCATGATTAAGAAAGTTATAAACTTTAGGTGAAATTATGCTTCTTTATAATCAATCGCTTTAAGGGTTTGTATTGTTTATTGATTACTTTGTCTCTTGTTTTGTTACATTCCAGAGAAACTGCTGCAGAGTCAATCTACAGAGAGAGGTGTCTGCCTGTGAACGATGGACTTAGTTGGGCTAAGTACATGTCTATTTCAGGCTCATCAGAGGATGAGTATGACATTATCACCTTGCAGTATACCGAAGATGGGTTGTTATCAGTAGAAGAGAACCGAGAAGGACATGCAGCTGCGTTTGGGGATGATATTGCAATTGAATGTCTCGCCACAGAATTCAAACGAGAAATCTATGTGGTGAGTAGTAGTAATATTATCGAGTTTTGTTACTTGGTTGTGTTATTTTCCAAATTACATCAAAGTAAAGCTGTTAAATTCGTGTGCTTATTGTAGGTGCAAGCGCATGGCTCAGATGGGATGGTAGAAGAAGAGAACTGTGTGTTCTTCCTTCCTCACAGACCAAGAAGTGAAGTTCTTGAAGTCCCAGTCTTTCTTTTCATGAAAGGCACaggtattaattaataaaaacaccAACTTGATAAAATCTTTCTCTACATTTATATGAATTAGGTACTAAAAAACTATCTCACTGGTTCAGGTTGGTGTGGTGGTGGAGCAGACCATTACGAGCCATTGATTGCGAATCCATCTCCGCTGATATCTCATGAGAAAGTCGCCCTTGTTCTCTGATATTGAGCTTTCTTCAAAATCATAGAATTTGAgggttttttttggtagttttaATACTGTTGTTGTTAGAGAGTGAGTATCACATATCCACATGTTAGGGAGAGAGAGTTGTGCAGGTTATTGGCCTGCTGAGGAGGTTAAGCTGTTTTTATCAATTTGTAGCTTTGAGGaagaatattgattttttttgttcattattgTGGATGGAAAACGGGAAATTCTCTTTTGTCTGTTTAAAGAGTTGCGGCTGTAACGGTAAGAGTGTAAACTCATCATTTTTGTATTTGACTTCTTTGAAATGAAAAAATGTTTCCCAAGATGAATCTTTCAGCTTCCAACTAAATTTGCATCCAACCAACCAAAATCAGTCCAAAGTataactacaaaacaaaagaaagcatcTTTGAGAAACGTATATTCGGAAGATATctcttataaaaacaaaaaaaaaaagaagagaaggtaaaaaaaagagTCCACTTGGGGGGGGGGCTTATTGGTAGAATTGAATATAATAAGTTTCTGCAGTCAGAAGCCCTTCACGTAGCCATACCAGCACAACACAAACCCAGTGAgcagttttgttttaaagacaAAAGATAACCTTTGGGAGATCTCAAAAGGTTTCTATTTGCAGAAATGCCCTTTAAACCCACTTCGATGTTTcttatgttcttcttctttccttaactaaaaaatctcatctttaaGCGCCCCAAATCCTCCTTTCTCTCTCAGTAGTATCATTTTGAAGATGGCTGCTCTGTCTTCATCCGTTACCTCCCGATCATATCGTTCCGGTTATTCGGCTTCTTTTTCGCCGGTTAAAGGTAACCGACATCGATCACTCTCGTtcctctctgcttcttctcctcgAGGAAGATTGAATATTCATGACCTCTGTGTCAGATTCCAGAGCAAGTCTGCTCGTGCTTCTGTTTCTATGCAAGATGGTTAGTTCgagtctctctttttctttctgtatcGGATTTGATCGAATCTAAGTGCAATTGAATTCTCTGATATCTGGAATTTCAATAACTTAATCATGGAATCATCAGGTGTCTCTGTAACATTCATATCCAGCAATAGAACCATTAAGTGTATCTGTAATATTCTTTAGAGGGATTGTTCTGACATATTAGATTGTTGTTTTTTAGGTGCAATTGTCACTGATTCAAATCCAACAGAGAATAAATCTTCTCTTAAAGGATTAAAAGAAGAGGTGTTATCAGTTCTGTCTCATGATGTAGCCAAGGTTGGAGCAGAATCTGATGGTCAAAACAAGTCAACGGTTAGTATCACGGTGGTTGGAGCCTCTGGTGATCTTGCCAAGAAGAAGATTTTCCCGGCTCTTTTCGCCCTTTACTATGAAGGCTGTCTTCCCGAGGTATACTGCCaagaagatgatttttttttttgtctctctttcaTTGTTTTGCACTCTACAGCCTGCctgatgattgatgatttgattttgttgtgtgGCAGCATTTTACGATATTCGGTTATTCTAGGAGTAAGATGACTGATGTTGAATTCAGAAACATGGTCAGCAAAACACTGACCTGCAGAATTGATAAGAGGTGAGCGTTGTTCTCAGTTTACTGGTGGAGATGAGTTTGTGAATATTATTAAGCCATTGTTCCATCTGGATTTCAGGGCAAACTGTGGTGAAAAGATGGAAGAGTTTCTCAATAGATGTTTTTACAATTCTGGTCAGTATGATTCTCAGGAACATTTTACTGAATTGGACAAGAAGCTTAAAGAACATGAGGTATTGATGTGTTTCAACTTCTTGTCGACTGTATTGCT contains:
- the LOC104735303 gene encoding uncharacterized protein LOC104735303, whose product is MGKLLCDSTATFQSPSPTVPWREPSTAAAESLDDVDLVDESTAAAAVEAVEKTMEAAATAWDEVFGLEEQQRRHLSRLHARGVLWKHPGKDESSASVVFRLSHGGEVSSDGNCLFTASHKAMEARGIDARDLRRRTVRRFLEDFGSASEGEKEVITDAIRHMYSPDLKSGWGIHIVQEEKLLAKKDERETLDSAIEELIQIGMQRETAAESIYRERCLPVNDGLSWAKYMSISGSSEDEYDIITLQYTEDGLLSVEENREGHAAAFGDDIAIECLATEFKREIYVVQAHGSDGMVEEENCVFFLPHRPRSEVLEVPVFLFMKGTGWCGGGADHYEPLIANPSPLISHEKVALVL